One Palaemon carinicauda isolate YSFRI2023 chromosome 5, ASM3689809v2, whole genome shotgun sequence DNA window includes the following coding sequences:
- the LOC137640871 gene encoding uncharacterized protein, which yields MKPAPPFYYTAIDLFGPLTIRDTVKRRTHGKAFGVIFNRLVTRAVHLDLAEGYSTDDFLTTFQRFIAIRGAPKVIYSDKGTQLISASKKIENIGEKEGVTWIFNMPSDAPWYNGGK from the coding sequence ATGAAACCTGCTCCACCTTTCTATTACACAGCTATAGATTTGTTTGGACCCTTAACAATAAGAGACACGGTTAAAAGGAGAACTCATGGTAAAGCCTTTGGTGTTATATTTAACCGTTTAGTTACTAGAGCTGTTCACTTAGATTTGGCTGAAGGATACAGTACTGATGATTTTCTGACCACATTTCAAAGGTTTATTGCTATTAGAGGAGCTCCTAaagttatatattcagataagggaACTCAGTTGATATCAGCAagcaagaaaatagaaaacattgGAGAAAAGGAAGGGGTAACTTGGATCTTTAATATGCCTAGTGACGCACCTTGGTATAATGGGGGCAAGTGA